Proteins from a genomic interval of Mycobacterium conspicuum:
- a CDS encoding WXG100 family type VII secretion target: protein MSQIMYNYPAMLGHAGDMSGYAGTLQGLGADIASEQAALSNAWQGDTGMTYQVWQGQWNEAMEQLVRAYQSMASTHEANTLAMYARDTAEAAKWGG from the coding sequence ATGTCGCAGATTATGTACAACTACCCGGCGATGCTCGGGCACGCCGGGGACATGTCGGGCTACGCCGGCACGCTGCAGGGGCTGGGCGCTGATATCGCCAGCGAACAGGCCGCGCTGTCCAATGCCTGGCAAGGTGACACCGGCATGACCTATCAGGTCTGGCAGGGCCAGTGGAACGAGGCCATGGAACAGCTGGTGCGCGCGTATCAGTCGATGGCCAGCACTCACGAGGCCAACACGCTGGCGATGTACGCCCGCGACACGGCCGAAGCCGCCAAATGGGGCGGCTAG
- a CDS encoding ESX secretion-associated protein EspG — protein MDTQPNAVELTVDHAWFIAETTGAGSFPWVLAITPPYCDAAQRDAFFAQQRADLTRMGVLSDGGVINPAVAGWIKTVCFPDRWLDLRYLGPNSATGSGELLRGIVAQRDGKTVVALRSAQLITFTAIDVDDARALVPVLCVGLAQRPPAKFDEFSMPTRVGARADERLRGGTPLPEVLDYLGIPASARPVVESVFNGPRSYVEIVAGCHRDGQHATTEVGMSIVDTTAGRVLVSPSCAFDGEWVSTFSPGTPFAIAVAVEQLTANLPDGQWFSDHRLVRDFSAQTM, from the coding sequence ATGGACACGCAACCAAACGCCGTCGAGCTGACGGTCGATCACGCGTGGTTCATCGCCGAAACCACTGGGGCAGGCAGCTTCCCGTGGGTATTGGCGATCACCCCGCCCTACTGCGATGCGGCGCAGCGGGACGCGTTCTTCGCGCAACAGCGGGCCGACCTGACCCGGATGGGCGTGTTGTCCGATGGTGGGGTGATCAACCCGGCCGTTGCGGGCTGGATCAAAACGGTGTGCTTCCCGGACCGGTGGCTGGACCTACGCTACTTGGGCCCCAATTCGGCCACCGGCTCCGGCGAGCTGCTGCGCGGCATCGTTGCCCAGCGTGATGGCAAAACGGTCGTCGCGCTGCGCAGCGCGCAGCTGATCACGTTCACCGCAATCGATGTCGACGATGCCCGGGCACTCGTCCCCGTCCTCTGTGTCGGGCTTGCCCAGCGGCCGCCGGCGAAGTTTGACGAGTTCAGCATGCCGACGCGGGTCGGTGCCAGAGCCGACGAGCGGCTCCGCGGCGGCACGCCGCTCCCCGAAGTCCTTGATTACCTGGGGATCCCGGCATCTGCGCGACCGGTGGTGGAGTCGGTGTTCAACGGTCCGCGCAGCTACGTCGAGATCGTCGCCGGCTGCCACCGCGACGGGCAGCACGCCACCACCGAGGTGGGGATGAGCATCGTCGACACCACCGCGGGGCGGGTACTGGTCAGCCCGTCGTGCGCGTTCGACGGCGAGTGGGTCTCGACGTTCAGTCCCGGCACGCCCTTCGCCATCGCCGTCGCGGTCGAGCAGCTAACCGCCAATTTGCCCGACGGCCAATGGTTCTCGGACCATCGGCTGGTTCGAGACTTTTCTGCCCAAACGATGTAA